Proteins encoded by one window of Lycium barbarum isolate Lr01 chromosome 11, ASM1917538v2, whole genome shotgun sequence:
- the LOC132616712 gene encoding uncharacterized protein LOC132616712 → MERTELIFIPGPGMGHLVAAVEIGKLLTSRAHWLSITFFIIDLPIETGVHTYTSSLEIDDSTSSRLRFLHLSSPQPQSNNLSNQEALLVETFDNSKQLVREAIVLNFVTNKSNSRTRLAGVIVDMFSDKMIEVAIDLGLPSYVFFTSSAAFLGLLFYAQTLKDEYNRDISDFKDSDTLLPVSTYLHPLPAKVLPNAMLDKHGRLHLPLSTARMIRQAKGIIINTFIELEPHSIKSLANDNGVPSLYPVGPIINLIQGPDEGINSWLDEQQDSSVLFLCFGSYGSFDEEQLKEIAIALDRSGCHFLWALRQNQAKGKIGAPDDLTHPEQVLPEGFLELTMQRGKVIGWAPQVAVLSHKSIGGFITHCGWNSILESLWFGVPMATWPMYAEQQVNAFELVVDLEMAVDIKMEYRSESPVLVTAEEIQSAIRRLMLDDTKEKNGIRKKLEEMKEKSRRALLQGGSSYHFLENKKKNKSRKPIQAAYMEKLAELIVIPSPAMGHVAQMLELAKLLIHQNHQLSITVLIMKLPDYIDAVSGPFVDSVAASSSSNRLQFIALPSPDPTPEWSSKTRGHFVYRLVQSQKSHIREFLRSQRPGCKLAGFVVDMLCTPLMDVADEFGIPSYVFFTSPAAFLGLMLHFQFLEDECHQDVSTFKNSDSTSPLSFPSYAYPVPPSVLPMVLVDRDTWLGRFLDFARGYRKAKGIIINTFAELEIHALDAYNNNSSSNDISRSERVPLPLIYPIGPILNQSKSKSATEEAEITNWLDEQPPNSVVLICFGSQGSVPVDQVNEIAIALEKTGCRFLWSLRRPPQSNNAEFPGEYTSYSEILPVGFLNRTEKRGKVVGWVPQLKVLSHEAVGGFVSHCGWNSILESIWCGVPIATWPLHSEQQVNAFQLVKEVGTAVEITLDYCERNKDQPMVTAEAIEKGVKKLMETNSEVRDKAKEMKEKSRTSVMEGGSSYLSLGKLIDELLKNAALLLCS, encoded by the exons CTTTCTTCTCCTCAACCTCAAAGTAACAATCTTTCAAATCAAGAAGCTCTTCTTGTTGAAACCTTTGATAATTCCAAGCAGCTAGTAAGAGAAGCAATAGTCCTCAACTTTGTGACCAATAAGAGTAATTCTAGGACTCGACTGGCTGGTGTGATCGTTGACATGTTCAGTGACAAAATGATAGAAGTAGCAATTGATCTTGGTCTACCAAGCTACGTATTCTTCACTTCTAGTGCTGCCTTTCTTGGCCTCCTGTTTTATGCACAGACACTTAAAGATGAGTACAATCGTGATATCTCCGATTTCAAGGACTCGGACACGTTACTGCCCGTTTCGACGTACTTACATCCTCTTCCTGCAAAGGTTTTGCCAAATGCCATGCTTGATAAACATGGCCGTTTGCACCTACCTCTGTCTACTGCTCGAATGATACGGCAAGCAAAAGGAATTATAATTAACACTTTCATTGAGCTCGAGCCTCATTCAATTAAATCCCTCGCTAATGATAATGGGGTTCCGTCTTTATACCCGGTCGGGCCTATAATAAACCTGATACAAGGACCGGACGAGGGTATCAATAGTTGGTTAGATGAGCAACAAGATTCTTCGGTATTGTTCCTCTGTTTTGGAAGCTATGGTTCCTTTGACGAGGAACAATTGAAGGAGATTGCAATAGCCCTTGACCGAAGTGGCTGCCATTTCTTGTGGGCATTACGGCAGAAccaggccaagggcaaaataggtGCTCCGGATGATCTTACACATCCGGAGCAAGTGTTGCCAGAAGGTTTCTTGGAACTAACTATGCAGAGAGGGAAAGTGATCGGATGGGCACCTCAAGTGGCAGTGCTATCTCACAAGTCAATTGGAGGATTTATTACGCATTGTGGTTGGAATTCGATACTGGAAAGCTTGTGGTTTGGAGTTCCAATGGCAACATGGCCTATGTATGCAGAGCAACAAGTAAATGCTTTCGAGCTGGTGGTTGATTTGGAGATGGCCGTGGATATAAAGATGGAGTATCGGAGTGAGAGTCCCGTTTTAGTCACGGCAGAGGAGATACAGAGCGCGATAAGGAGACTGATGTTGGATGATACAAAGGAGAAAAATGGTATCAGAAAAAAATTGGAGGAGATGAAAGAAAAAAGCAGGAGAGCCTTGTTACAAGGAGGATCATCTTACCATTTTCTGGAGAA caaaaagaagaacaaaagcaGAAAACCAATACAGGCAGCTTATATGGAGAAATTAGCCGAACTAATTGTCATCCCATCTCCAGCAATGGGCCATGTTGCTCAAATGTTGGAGTTAGCAAAACTCCTCATCCACCAAAATCATCAGCTCTCAATCACTGTCCTCATTATGAAACTCCCCGATTACATCGACGCGGTTAGTGGCCCTTTCGTCGACTCCGTAGCTGCTTCATCCTCCTCCAATCGCCTCCAATTCATCGCATTACCGTCTCCTGATCCAACCCCAGAATGGAGTTCCAAAACCCGAGGACATTTCGTCTATCGGTTAGTACAAAGCCAGAAATCCCACATCAGGGAATTCTTGAGAAGTCAACGCCCTGGTTGTAAACTCGCTGGATTTGTTGTGGACATGTTGTGCACTCCGTTAATGGATGTAGCCGACGAGTTTGGGATCCCGAGCTACGTGTTTTTCACCTCGCCAGCTGCTTTTCTTGGATTGATGCTTCATTTCCAGTTTCTTGAAGATGAGTGCCACCAAGATGTTTCCACTTTCAAGAACTCCGACAGTACTTCTCCGTTATCGTTTCCTAGTTACGCATACCCAGTTCCTCCTAGTGTATTGCCAATGGTCCTAGTCGATAGAGACACATGGTTAGGGAGATTTCTTGATTTCGCTCGTGGCTATAGAAAGGCTAAAGGCATCATCATTAACACCTTTGCGGAACTAGAAATCCACGCCTTAGAtgcttacaacaacaacagcagcagCAATGATATTTCAAGATCTGAACGGGTCCCACTGCCACTCATTTATCCAATTGGTCCAATTTTGAACCAGTCAAAATCCAAGTCAGCCACAGAGGAGGCAGAAATAACAAATTGGTTGGACGAACAGCCACCAAATTCGGTGGTGCTAATCTGTTTTGGAAGCCAGGGAAGCGTACCGGTTGACCAAGTGAACGAGATCGCTATAGCTCTAGAGAAAACCGGCTGCCGGTTCTTGTGGTCTTTACGCAGGCCACCACAGAGCAACAACGCAGAATTCCCAGGAGAATACACGAGCTATTCAGAAATCTTGCCGGTGGGATTCCTAAACCGGACAGAGAAAAGAGGGAAAGTGGTGGGATGGGTCCCGCAATTGAAAGTTTTGTCCCACGAAGCAGTCGGGGGATTTGTGTCACACTGCGGATGGAATTCGATACTCGAAAGTATATGGTGTGGGGTGCCTATAGCGACCTGGCCATTGCACTCGGAGCAGCAG GTAAATGCGTTTCAGTTGGTGAAAGAAGTGGGAACCGCAGTTGAGATCACTTTGGATTACTGTGAAAGGAATAAAGATCAACCGATGGTAACTGCAGAAGCCATAGAAAAAGGTGTAAAGAAATTGATGGAAACTAACTCTGAAGTAAGAGATAAAGCAAAGGAGATGAAGGAGAAGAGCAGGACTAGCGTAATGGAAGGTGGATCTTCGTACTTGTCTCTTGGGAAACTCATTGATGAACTACTGAAGAACGCAGCTTTGTTACTTTGTTCATAA